In Anaerobranca californiensis DSM 14826, the following are encoded in one genomic region:
- the rplV gene encoding 50S ribosomal protein L22 → MEAKSVARYVRIAPRKVRIVLDLIRGKSVSDALAILKFTPKAASPILEKVLKSAVANAEHNYDMDVNNLYISKAFADQGPTLKRFRPRAQGRATRINKKTSHITIVVAEKKEG, encoded by the coding sequence ATGGAAGCAAAATCTGTTGCTCGTTACGTCAGAATTGCTCCTAGAAAGGTCCGCATAGTTCTGGACTTGATCAGAGGGAAAAGTGTTTCTGACGCATTAGCGATTTTGAAATTTACTCCAAAGGCAGCATCACCTATTTTAGAAAAAGTTCTAAAATCTGCTGTTGCCAATGCTGAGCATAATTATGATATGGATGTAAACAATTTATATATTAGTAAAGCTTTTGCTGATCAAGGTCCTACCTTAAAAAGATTTAGGCCAAGGGCTCAAGGACGTGCCACAAGAATAAACAAAAAAACAAGCCACATTACTATTGTTGTAGCGGAGAAAAAGGAGGGATAG
- the rpsS gene encoding 30S ribosomal protein S19, whose product MGRSLKKGPFCDDHLMKKIVEMNKAGDKKVIKTWSRRSTIFPEFVGHTIAVYDGKKHVPVYITEDMVGHKLGEFAPTRTYKGHADSERSTKVKK is encoded by the coding sequence ATGGGAAGGTCTCTAAAGAAAGGCCCTTTTTGCGACGACCACTTGATGAAAAAGATCGTTGAAATGAATAAGGCTGGCGATAAAAAAGTAATTAAGACTTGGTCTAGGCGTTCTACTATCTTTCCTGAGTTTGTAGGTCACACCATTGCCGTTTATGATGGCAAAAAACATGTGCCGGTATACATCACAGAAGATATGGTTGGTCACAAACTAGGTGAATTTGCACCAACACGTACCTATAAAGGTCACGCAGATTCAGAACGTTCTACTAAAGTCAAAAAGTAA
- the rplB gene encoding 50S ribosomal protein L2 yields MAIKKFKPTSPGRRFMTVSAFEEITTSTPEKSLLAPLKKKAGRNAQGRLTVRHQGGGHKRQYRIIDFKRNKTDIPAKVATIEYDPNRSANIALLHYADGEKRYIIAPLGLKVGDTVISGPNADIKVGNALPLRNIPVGTVIHNIELKIGKGGQLVRSAGGQAQLMAKEGNYGYVRLPSGEERLIHLDCYATVGRVGNTDHENISIGKAGRARWMGKRPVVRGVVMNPVDHPHGGGEGKAPIGRKSPVTPWGKPTLGYKTRKKNKASDKYIVKRRKK; encoded by the coding sequence GTGGCTATCAAAAAGTTTAAACCAACTTCTCCTGGGAGAAGGTTTATGACTGTTTCTGCCTTTGAAGAGATTACTACTTCAACTCCAGAAAAGTCATTACTGGCACCCCTTAAGAAAAAAGCGGGAAGAAATGCACAAGGTAGACTAACTGTTCGCCATCAAGGTGGTGGACATAAAAGGCAATACCGTATTATTGACTTTAAAAGAAATAAAACAGATATACCTGCAAAGGTAGCAACTATAGAGTATGATCCAAATCGTTCAGCAAATATAGCTTTATTACACTATGCTGATGGTGAAAAAAGATATATCATTGCTCCCCTTGGCTTAAAAGTAGGTGATACTGTTATCTCTGGGCCAAATGCTGATATCAAGGTAGGTAATGCACTGCCACTTAGAAATATCCCAGTAGGTACTGTGATCCATAACATTGAACTTAAAATCGGTAAAGGTGGGCAATTGGTTCGCTCTGCTGGAGGCCAAGCACAGCTTATGGCTAAAGAAGGCAACTATGGTTATGTAAGATTACCTTCCGGTGAAGAAAGATTGATCCATTTAGATTGCTATGCAACTGTTGGCCGTGTTGGAAATACTGATCACGAAAATATTTCTATCGGTAAAGCTGGTCGTGCCCGTTGGATGGGTAAAAGACCTGTAGTACGTGGTGTGGTAATGAACCCTGTTGACCATCCACATGGTGGTGGTGAAGGTAAAGCACCTATCGGTAGAAAGAGCCCAGTAACTCCATGGGGTAAACCAACATTAGGTTACAAAACCCGTAAGAAAAACAAAGCTTCTGATAAATATATTGTGAAAAGAAGGAAAAAATAA
- the rplW gene encoding 50S ribosomal protein L23 yields MRDPRDIIKRPLITEKSNELMAEGKYTFVVDKNANKIEIKHAVEKLFNVDVEKVYTMNVKGKFKRMGKYSGYRPDWKKAIVKLTKESKPIEIFE; encoded by the coding sequence ATGCGCGATCCTCGCGATATCATTAAAAGACCACTGATTACAGAAAAGTCCAATGAACTTATGGCAGAAGGTAAATATACCTTTGTTGTTGATAAAAACGCTAACAAAATTGAGATTAAACATGCCGTGGAAAAACTTTTTAATGTAGATGTAGAAAAAGTTTACACAATGAATGTCAAAGGTAAATTTAAAAGAATGGGTAAGTACAGTGGCTACAGACCAGATTGGAAAAAGGCAATAGTTAAATTAACTAAGGAATCTAAGCCTATTGAAATTTTTGAATAA